A single Elusimicrobiota bacterium DNA region contains:
- the ftcD gene encoding glutamate formimidoyltransferase gives MSALVECVPNFSEGRDRKVIDAIADAVRAVPGVALLDVDPGAATNRTVYTFAGAPDDVLEAAFQAIRKGVELIDMRRQKGEHARQGACDVCPFIPIDGVGMKDCVELSRRLAERVGRELEVPVYLYAEAAARPERKRLPDIRTGEYEALEEKLKKPEWKPDFGPAKFNAKAGATAVGARNFLIAYNVNLNTASVALAKDIAFAIRESGRLKRDAAGNKVQGPDGKDLREPGLFKGVQATGWFIPEYRRAQVTINILDLDSAPVHKVYDACGELAAQKGLRVTGSEVVGLVPRRVLLEAGRYFLKKQGQSAGVSDAELVETAVQSLGLSDVAPFDPAAKIIEERFRKATPLADASLRRFLTELASRAPAPGGGSVAALSGALAAALCSMVSALTHEKKGYEASRDEMEAMAVKAQGLLKSMIQAVDEDTEAFNKLMAALGLPKADEAQATARKAAITAATKQATREPLGVLEKQVAVLDCAKLAETHGNPNAASDAGVAGLMARAAALGAYYNVLINLAGIKEKAWRTKTLQRADAALAQVEKRAKALEKSMRKKLLLPLK, from the coding sequence ATGAGCGCTTTGGTGGAGTGCGTCCCCAATTTCAGCGAAGGCCGCGACCGCAAGGTCATAGACGCCATCGCCGACGCGGTCAGAGCCGTGCCCGGCGTGGCCCTCTTGGACGTGGACCCCGGCGCGGCTACCAACCGCACGGTCTACACCTTCGCCGGAGCCCCCGATGACGTGCTGGAGGCCGCGTTCCAGGCCATCCGCAAGGGCGTCGAACTCATCGACATGCGCCGGCAGAAGGGCGAGCACGCGCGCCAGGGCGCCTGCGACGTCTGCCCCTTCATCCCCATCGACGGCGTCGGCATGAAGGATTGCGTGGAGCTTTCCCGCAGGCTCGCCGAGCGCGTGGGCAGGGAGCTCGAAGTCCCGGTCTATCTCTACGCCGAGGCCGCGGCCCGGCCCGAGCGCAAGCGCCTGCCCGACATCCGCACCGGTGAGTACGAGGCCCTGGAGGAGAAGCTCAAGAAGCCCGAGTGGAAGCCCGATTTCGGCCCGGCCAAGTTCAACGCCAAGGCCGGGGCGACCGCCGTGGGCGCGCGGAACTTCCTGATCGCCTACAACGTCAACCTCAACACCGCGAGCGTGGCCTTGGCCAAGGACATCGCCTTCGCCATCCGCGAGTCCGGCCGCCTCAAGCGCGACGCGGCGGGCAACAAGGTCCAGGGCCCGGATGGCAAGGACCTGCGCGAGCCGGGGCTGTTCAAGGGCGTGCAGGCCACGGGCTGGTTCATCCCCGAGTACCGCCGCGCCCAGGTCACCATCAACATACTGGACCTGGACTCCGCTCCGGTGCACAAGGTCTACGATGCCTGCGGCGAGCTGGCCGCGCAGAAGGGCCTGCGCGTGACGGGCAGCGAGGTGGTCGGCCTGGTGCCGCGCCGGGTCCTGCTCGAAGCCGGGCGGTACTTCCTCAAGAAGCAGGGGCAGAGCGCGGGCGTGTCCGATGCTGAGCTCGTGGAGACCGCGGTCCAGTCCTTGGGGCTTTCCGATGTCGCGCCCTTCGACCCGGCCGCCAAGATCATCGAGGAGCGCTTCCGCAAGGCCACGCCCCTGGCCGACGCTTCTCTGAGGAGATTCTTGACGGAGCTCGCCTCCCGCGCCCCGGCTCCGGGCGGCGGCTCCGTGGCCGCCCTTTCCGGCGCCTTGGCCGCGGCCTTGTGCTCCATGGTCTCGGCGCTCACGCACGAGAAGAAGGGCTACGAAGCGTCCCGGGACGAGATGGAGGCCATGGCCGTCAAAGCCCAGGGCCTGCTTAAGTCCATGATCCAAGCCGTGGACGAGGACACCGAGGCCTTCAACAAGCTCATGGCCGCGCTGGGGCTGCCCAAGGCCGACGAGGCTCAGGCTACGGCGCGCAAGGCCGCGATCACGGCCGCGACCAAGCAAGCCACCCGGGAGCCTCTGGGCGTCTTGGAGAAACAGGTGGCGGTCCTGGACTGCGCCAAGCTCGCGGAAACGCACGGCAACCCCAACGCGGCCTCCGACGCGGGTGTGGCGGGCTTGATGGCGCGGGCCGCGGCTTTGGGCGCCTACTACAACGTGCTCATCAATCTGGCCGGCATCAAGGAGAAGGCATGGCGGACCAAGACCTTGCAGCGCGCCGACGCCGCGCTGGCGCAGGTCGAAAAGAGGGCCAAGGCGCTCGAAAAGTCCATGCGCAAGAAGCTGCTCCTGCCGCTGAAGTAA
- a CDS encoding Ldh family oxidoreductase, whose product MGDKVIGEDVVWVPFHIMERFMADAFQGLGVPEADAKVCAEVLITSDKRGIDSHGVARFKTIYYDRIKDRIQEPVTKFDIVREGPTTAVVDGHDGMGHVIGQKAMRMCIDKAKKYGMGMVAVRNSTHYGIAGYYPLMACSAGMIGITGTNARPSVAPTFGVENMLGTNPLTIGLPTDEDFPFVIDCATSITQRGKIEVYARAGKPMPESWVIDSQGGTKTDSRAVLQELIKGTAALVPLGGIGEETAGYKGYSYCAVVEILSAALQGGSFMKALLGFEKGKKVPYHLGHFFMAVDIEAFCPLAEFKKTAGEICRQLRASKKMPGAERIYTAGEKEHLAWLERKDKGVPVNAELQKEVKAVQAELGLTQYKFPF is encoded by the coding sequence ATGGGAGACAAGGTGATCGGCGAGGATGTGGTCTGGGTGCCTTTCCACATCATGGAGCGCTTCATGGCTGACGCTTTCCAGGGCCTGGGCGTGCCGGAGGCTGACGCCAAGGTCTGCGCCGAGGTGCTCATCACCTCCGACAAGCGGGGCATCGACTCGCACGGCGTGGCGCGCTTCAAGACCATCTATTACGACCGCATCAAGGACAGGATCCAGGAGCCGGTCACCAAGTTCGATATCGTGCGGGAAGGCCCCACGACCGCCGTGGTGGACGGCCATGACGGCATGGGCCACGTCATCGGCCAGAAGGCCATGCGGATGTGCATAGACAAGGCCAAGAAGTACGGCATGGGCATGGTGGCCGTGCGCAACTCGACGCACTACGGCATAGCCGGGTACTATCCCTTGATGGCCTGCTCGGCCGGCATGATCGGCATCACGGGCACCAACGCGCGGCCCTCGGTGGCCCCGACCTTCGGAGTGGAGAACATGCTGGGGACCAACCCGTTGACCATCGGCCTGCCCACGGACGAGGATTTCCCGTTCGTCATCGACTGCGCGACCTCCATCACCCAGCGCGGAAAGATCGAGGTCTATGCCCGCGCCGGCAAGCCCATGCCCGAGAGTTGGGTCATCGATTCCCAGGGGGGGACCAAGACGGACAGCCGGGCGGTCCTGCAGGAGCTCATCAAGGGCACGGCCGCCTTGGTGCCGCTGGGCGGCATCGGAGAGGAGACCGCGGGCTACAAGGGCTACAGCTACTGCGCCGTGGTGGAGATACTCTCAGCGGCCCTGCAGGGCGGGAGCTTCATGAAGGCTCTCTTGGGCTTCGAGAAGGGCAAGAAGGTGCCTTATCATCTGGGGCACTTCTTCATGGCCGTGGACATCGAGGCCTTCTGCCCGCTCGCCGAGTTCAAGAAGACCGCGGGCGAGATCTGCCGTCAGCTGCGCGCCTCCAAGAAGATGCCCGGAGCCGAGCGCATCTACACGGCCGGGGAGAAGGAGCACCTGGCCTGGCTGGAGCGCAAGGACAAGGGCGTGCCGGTCAACGCGGAGCTGCAGAAAGAGGTCAAGGCCGTGCAGGCGGAGCTGGGCCTCACGCAGTACAAGTTCCCGTTCTGA